The genomic DNA TACCCGATCGGGGCCCCGTGGCTCTATCTGATGCAGATGGAGCCCGAGGAGCCGGGCCCGGAGCGGGAGGGCACGATCTGGTACCCCTTCCACGGATGGGAGCGCCAGCAGGTGGACGGCAGTCACGAACGGCTGATCGACGAGATCCGTGAGGTCGAGCAGGGGCCGGTGACCGTCTGCCTCTACTGGCTGGAGTTCGGCATGCCCGAGATCCGGAGCCTCTACGAGGACGCGGGGTTCAGGGTGATCAGCCACGGTGCCCGGGGCTGGATGAAGAAGGGGACCGATCCGCTCTTCCCGCACCGGCAGCTCACCGAGCTCCGCCGCCACCGGCGGGTGGCGTCCAATCGGCTGAGCACCGCCGTGTTCCACGGCATCGCGGCCGGATGCGAACCGGCCGTGTACGGCAATCCCATGGTGCTGGCGGACGAGGACCCGCTGCACGGCGGGGTCGCCCGCATCCGGCGGCTGTGGCCGGAGCTGCACGGCGCCGAGGTCCACCTCGCCACCGCCCGGGAGATCGCCGCCGACGAGCTGGGGGTCACCTACCAGGCGTCGCCCGAGGAGATCAGAACCGTTTTCGGATGGCCGGGGGAGACCGATGATCTGTGACGACACCGTGGCCCGGGTCCGTCTGATAGGGGGAGAGATGCTTGAGTGGTCCGACACCGAACGGGACGGATCTCCCGGCGCCGGAGTGCTCGGCGAGCTGTTGCGTCCTCTCCTGCCCGGCGGTGCCCGGGTCCTGGTCGCGGGACCGCACCCGGCCGCTCTTCTCGACGAGCCGGTCGCCGGCGCGTGTGAGCTGAGCGTGCTGCTGCGCTCCTACTCCGACGCCTGCCGCCTCGCGGAGCAGTACGAGGCGACGGTCTACTGCGGGAGCCTGGAGAAGGCGGCGTTCCCCGAGGGGTTCGACGTGGTGATCGCTCTCGACGGAGTGGAGCGTCTCATGTCGTTCGACCACGCGGGCAGTTCCTGGGCGGAGGCGCTGAGGCGGCTCGCCGGGATGCTCGCGCCGGGGGGGACGCTCGTGCTGGGCGTGGAGAACCCGCTGGGCGTCCACCGGTTCGCCGGAGATCCTTCGGAGGTCCACGAGCGCGCGGACGACGACTGGGCCGCCGCGGAGCTGGACCAGTCCCGGCCGGTGAACCTGGAGCAGCTCACCGGCCTCCTGGACGACTCCGGCCTCACCCTGGGCAGAAGCTACGCGGCGTACGGTCATCCGTCCGGGCCGCACCTCCTGCTGGACGTCTCGGCCCTGGAGACCGCGTCGGCGCCGACGGCCCTCGCCGTGGCCGCCTGCGCCGGGGTCTTCGGCACGCCCCCGGCGGGTTACGACTCGCGGCACCTGTGCCGCATGGCGATAGCGGGCGGGCTCGGCGCCCGGATCGCGACCCGCTGGGTGGTCGTGGCGCATGCCGCCGGAGGGCGCCCCGTGACCACGCCGGTGGCGTTGACCATGGACGCCGACGCCGCTCCCTACTGGCGGCTGCCCTGTGAGCTGGCTCCGGCGGCGCGGGGCGGATGGGTCCGCAGGGCGCGAGGGGACAGGACGCTCCGGGTGTCGGGGCGGGTGATCCGGACGCCCGGACTGCTCGACGGGCCGATCCCCGAGGGGCGGTTCCTGGCCGAGATCCTCATGGTCGCCTGCACCCGCAACGACGTCGTCGCGATCCGCGAGGTCCTCGCCCTCTTCCTGTGGTGGGTGGAGAGCCAGGGCGAGGACGGGAAGGTGCCGGGGTGGACGGCCTTCGCAGTG from Streptosporangium sp. NBC_01756 includes the following:
- a CDS encoding class I SAM-dependent methyltransferase — translated: MICDDTVARVRLIGGEMLEWSDTERDGSPGAGVLGELLRPLLPGGARVLVAGPHPAALLDEPVAGACELSVLLRSYSDACRLAEQYEATVYCGSLEKAAFPEGFDVVIALDGVERLMSFDHAGSSWAEALRRLAGMLAPGGTLVLGVENPLGVHRFAGDPSEVHERADDDWAAAELDQSRPVNLEQLTGLLDDSGLTLGRSYAAYGHPSGPHLLLDVSALETASAPTALAVAACAGVFGTPPAGYDSRHLCRMAIAGGLGARIATRWVVVAHAAGGRPVTTPVALTMDADAAPYWRLPCELAPAARGGWVRRARGDRTLRVSGRVIRTPGLLDGPIPEGRFLAEILMVACTRNDVVAIREVLALFLWWVESQGEDGKVPGWTAFAVADNVIFDGTRFALLDASWQLPGELDTDVVLARVMRHFAVRLLDSGQWHPWSWQLGTDRLTLTLLSMMGRTADLEIVRRGAELDAEIDADLAGSREDVAQDGATGEDRPVQDEPSQEEPGHEEPGQNGPGRAAPGRWRESYRELYAARGRLRAKLEEAQQKITMLERDLDTAEAKLLKAVRAVKQAERRDERIRSSTGFRVGRVITASAAALRPVRRMFGAGPDRGAD